In Xanthomonas theicola, a single genomic region encodes these proteins:
- the ispG gene encoding flavodoxin-dependent (E)-4-hydroxy-3-methylbut-2-enyl-diphosphate synthase, whose translation MHDAVSRPTPPSDAAPWARRPTQPVRVGGVVVGGGKPIVVQSMTNTDTADVASSVKQVAELWRAGSELVRLTVNNAESAAAIPRIVDKLRMMGIEVPLIGDFHYNGHQLLAAEPACAQALAKYRINPGNVGFGKKKDTQFAQLIEFALQYDKPVRIGANWGSLDQALAAQLMDENSRRDTPWDAGRVLREALIRSALDSAERAVELGMGRDRIVLSCKVSGVQELIAVYRDLAQRSDFALHLGLTEAGIGSKGIVASSAALAVLMQEGIGDTIRISLTPEPGQSRTQEVIVAQELLQTTGQRAFTPLVTACPGCGRTTSEFFQELAKVVQNHVRAKMPVWKMTHPGAENMTLAVMGCVVNGPGESRHANIGISLPGTGEAPSAPVFVDGEKKITLRGENIAHEFVALIDDYVERKYVRRAG comes from the coding sequence ATGCACGACGCCGTCAGCCGACCCACCCCCCCCTCCGACGCCGCGCCCTGGGCGCGCCGTCCCACCCAGCCGGTCCGCGTCGGAGGCGTCGTCGTGGGCGGCGGCAAGCCGATCGTGGTGCAGTCGATGACCAACACCGACACCGCCGACGTGGCCTCCTCGGTCAAGCAGGTCGCCGAGTTGTGGCGCGCCGGGTCGGAGCTGGTGCGGCTGACCGTCAACAACGCCGAGTCGGCCGCGGCGATCCCGCGCATCGTCGACAAGCTGCGGATGATGGGCATCGAGGTGCCGCTGATCGGCGACTTCCACTACAACGGGCACCAGCTGCTGGCCGCCGAGCCGGCCTGCGCGCAGGCCTTGGCCAAGTACCGGATCAACCCCGGCAACGTCGGCTTCGGCAAGAAGAAGGACACCCAGTTCGCGCAGCTGATCGAATTCGCGCTGCAGTACGACAAGCCGGTGCGCATCGGCGCCAACTGGGGCTCGCTGGACCAGGCCCTGGCGGCGCAGCTGATGGACGAGAATTCGCGCCGCGACACGCCCTGGGACGCCGGCCGGGTGCTGCGCGAGGCGCTGATCCGCTCGGCGCTGGATTCGGCCGAGCGCGCGGTGGAACTGGGCATGGGCCGCGACCGCATCGTGCTCAGCTGCAAGGTCAGCGGCGTGCAGGAACTGATCGCGGTGTACCGCGACTTGGCGCAGCGCTCGGATTTCGCGCTGCACCTGGGCCTGACCGAGGCCGGCATCGGCAGCAAGGGCATCGTCGCCTCCAGCGCCGCGCTGGCGGTGCTGATGCAGGAAGGTATCGGCGACACCATCCGCATCTCGCTGACGCCCGAGCCGGGCCAGTCGCGCACGCAGGAGGTGATCGTCGCCCAGGAGCTGCTGCAGACCACCGGCCAGCGCGCCTTCACCCCGCTGGTCACCGCCTGCCCGGGCTGCGGCCGCACCACCTCCGAGTTCTTCCAGGAGCTGGCCAAGGTGGTGCAGAACCACGTCCGCGCGAAGATGCCGGTGTGGAAGATGACCCATCCCGGCGCCGAGAACATGACCCTGGCGGTGATGGGCTGCGTGGTCAACGGGCCGGGCGAATCGCGCCATGCCAACATCGGCATCTCGCTGCCGGGCACTGGCGAGGCGCCATCGGCGCCGGTGTTCGTCGACGGCGAGAAGAAGATCACCCTGCGCGGAGAGAACATCGCCCACGAGTTCGTCGCCCTGATCGACGACTATGTCGAAAGAAAGTATGTCCGCCGCGCCGGGTGA
- a CDS encoding major capsid protein has translation MRTAFINYKTKLAFIGTAAVVSAPAFAAGGGGGVDVSAVVAAINGAAAPIASIGAAVLIVMVGIKVYKWVRRAM, from the coding sequence ATGCGTACTGCTTTTATTAATTACAAGACCAAACTTGCTTTTATTGGCACGGCGGCTGTCGTATCAGCTCCTGCATTTGCCGCCGGTGGCGGTGGCGGTGTCGATGTTTCTGCGGTGGTGGCCGCGATCAATGGTGCAGCAGCTCCTATCGCCAGCATCGGTGCGGCCGTGTTGATCGTGATGGTCGGTATCAAGGTCTACAAGTGGGTGCGTCGAGCGATGTAA
- a CDS encoding DUF3653 domain-containing protein, with product MCCLGHQWRDFHVAGGVLVTPEGHQFPAADLSWWSLWTGQPFVDIRTP from the coding sequence ATGTGTTGCTTGGGCCACCAGTGGCGTGATTTCCATGTCGCCGGCGGCGTCCTGGTCACCCCCGAGGGCCACCAGTTCCCGGCCGCTGACCTGTCCTGGTGGTCGCTGTGGACCGGCCAGCCTTTCGTAGACATCCGGACGCCATAA
- a CDS encoding sensor domain-containing phosphodiesterase gives MHLSPSPPRPDEATRLAVLSKLCLLDTPADRVFDLITGLAARSLGTPIALVSLIDEQRQWFKSRIGLDVAQTPRSQAFCAYAIDNPELMLVHDARQDPRFCDNPLVTGPPYMRFYAGAPLLMADGVSLGTLCVIDTEPRAEFDDASRRTLQDLRDLLLLRIETLRNTGFVDALTGLPNRSRFDEDLSMWMSTQRANQPDTGVAIDVCGIEYFRDMVKALGWEYAEGYLLATRDRLLEALDGLPAYRIDTTSFAFVVKDGDQAQLAQRCERVYGAFAAAIEHQGIPHAATASIGAVRLDGALSANHTLRSLTTAVDMARQHGQPWSLYERSHDASQRNAFRILAALPEALAAPDQLSLHYQPRVSMHSGDCIGVEALLRWRHPLLGAVAPNEFIPLAEKTALMSRVTAWVLQAGIAQAALWQQRGHGFSVALNVSAVDLEQAGFIAMLRELLARHALEPGRIEIEFTESAMIRHPQGVAEQLQEISALGVKIAIDDFGTGYSNLSYLKRIPANALKIDQSFIRSLPSSRTDSMIVPSMIRLGHDFGQQVVAEGIETEEIYEMLRAWGCDEAQGYWIARPMPAMALDAWLAKPWRAP, from the coding sequence ATGCACCTCTCGCCGTCTCCGCCGCGTCCCGACGAAGCCACCCGACTGGCCGTCCTGTCCAAGCTGTGTTTGCTCGACACGCCGGCGGACCGGGTGTTCGATCTGATCACCGGGCTGGCCGCGCGCAGCCTGGGCACGCCGATCGCCCTGGTCTCGCTGATCGACGAGCAGCGCCAGTGGTTCAAGTCCAGGATCGGCCTGGACGTGGCGCAGACTCCGCGCAGCCAGGCCTTTTGCGCCTACGCGATCGACAACCCCGAGCTGATGCTGGTGCACGACGCGCGACAGGATCCGCGTTTCTGCGACAATCCGCTGGTCACCGGGCCGCCGTACATGCGCTTCTACGCCGGCGCGCCCTTGCTGATGGCCGACGGCGTCAGCCTTGGCACGCTGTGCGTGATCGACACCGAGCCGCGCGCCGAGTTCGACGACGCCTCCCGCCGCACCCTGCAGGACCTGCGCGACCTGCTGCTGCTGCGGATCGAGACCCTGCGCAACACCGGTTTCGTGGATGCGTTGACCGGGCTGCCCAACCGCAGCCGCTTCGACGAAGACCTGAGCATGTGGATGTCGACGCAGCGTGCGAACCAGCCCGATACCGGGGTGGCGATCGATGTCTGCGGCATCGAGTACTTCCGCGACATGGTCAAGGCGCTGGGCTGGGAATACGCCGAGGGCTACCTGCTGGCCACCCGCGACCGCCTGCTGGAGGCGCTGGACGGGCTGCCGGCCTACCGCATCGACACCACCAGTTTCGCCTTCGTGGTGAAGGACGGCGACCAGGCGCAGCTGGCGCAGCGCTGCGAGCGCGTGTACGGCGCCTTCGCCGCCGCGATCGAACACCAGGGCATTCCGCATGCGGCGACAGCGTCGATCGGCGCGGTGCGCCTGGACGGCGCGCTGAGCGCCAACCATACATTGCGCTCGCTGACCACCGCGGTGGACATGGCGCGTCAGCACGGCCAGCCGTGGAGCCTGTACGAGCGCAGCCACGACGCCAGCCAGCGCAATGCGTTCCGCATCCTGGCCGCGCTGCCGGAGGCGCTGGCCGCGCCCGACCAACTGAGCCTGCACTACCAGCCGCGCGTCAGCATGCACAGCGGCGACTGCATCGGCGTGGAGGCGCTGCTGCGCTGGCGGCATCCGCTGCTCGGCGCGGTCGCGCCCAACGAGTTCATCCCGCTGGCGGAAAAGACCGCGCTGATGAGTCGGGTCACCGCCTGGGTGCTGCAGGCCGGCATCGCCCAGGCCGCGCTCTGGCAGCAGCGCGGGCATGGCTTCAGCGTCGCGCTGAACGTGTCGGCGGTGGACCTGGAGCAGGCCGGTTTCATCGCCATGCTGCGCGAGCTGCTGGCGCGCCATGCGCTGGAACCGGGCCGCATCGAGATCGAATTCACCGAGAGTGCGATGATCCGGCATCCGCAAGGCGTGGCCGAACAGTTGCAGGAAATCAGTGCGCTGGGGGTGAAGATCGCGATCGACGACTTCGGCACCGGCTATAGCAACCTCAGCTACCTCAAGCGCATTCCCGCAAATGCGCTGAAGATCGACCAGTCGTTCATCCGCTCGCTGCCGAGCAGCCGCACCGACAGCATGATCGTGCCGTCGATGATCCGCCTCGGCCACGACTTCGGCCAGCAGGTGGTGGCCGAAGGCATCGAGACCGAGGAGATCTACGAGATGCTGCGCGCCTGGGGCTGCGACGAGGCCCAGGGCTACTGGATCGCACGGCCGATGCCGGCGATGGCGCTGGACGCGTGGCTGGCCAAGCCCTGGCGCGCGCCCTGA
- a CDS encoding ATP-binding protein: MISTDASFLRTLCSLRWLATAGQAATILVATWAMRLPLPQAPLWSGVAALALFNLYAQLRLRHADTAAPATAFGHILVDVTVLTWMVGWSGGIGNAFGSLFLVLIALAVLALPLRWALAVALACVAGYTVSALFGLPLPRGPHQALDLQRWGMAANFLLSTIVVLVFSTRLALSLRERERELALLRERFTRNEGIVALATHAASVAHELNTPLATMTLLTDDIVEQIEQPELREDLETLRELLVQCRERVLALAAPAQRAGGGTVSLAHVLHQWQLVRPTVQLRRNDDAPLQLRLESAIGHLLQVLLNNAADAGERAGRPQVDLSVRVTGSELIGEVRDYGGGFDANQVALPATLFRSGKPDSMGVGLALSHATIERLGGELWTQPAPDHGARVGFRLPLLALETPA; this comes from the coding sequence ATGATCTCCACCGACGCCTCGTTCCTGCGCACCCTGTGCAGCCTGCGCTGGCTGGCCACCGCCGGGCAGGCGGCGACGATCCTGGTCGCGACCTGGGCGATGCGGCTGCCGCTGCCGCAGGCGCCGCTGTGGTCCGGCGTGGCCGCGCTGGCCCTGTTCAACCTGTACGCGCAGCTGCGCCTGCGCCACGCCGACACCGCCGCGCCGGCCACCGCCTTCGGCCACATCCTGGTCGACGTGACCGTGCTGACCTGGATGGTCGGCTGGAGCGGCGGCATCGGCAACGCCTTCGGCTCGCTGTTCCTGGTGCTGATCGCGCTGGCGGTGTTGGCGCTGCCGCTGCGCTGGGCGCTGGCGGTAGCGCTGGCCTGCGTGGCCGGCTACACGGTCAGCGCGCTGTTCGGCCTGCCGCTGCCGCGCGGCCCGCATCAGGCGCTGGACCTGCAGCGCTGGGGCATGGCCGCCAACTTCCTGTTGTCCACCATCGTGGTGCTGGTGTTCTCCACCCGCCTGGCGCTGTCGCTGCGCGAGCGCGAGCGCGAGTTGGCGCTGCTGCGCGAGCGCTTCACCCGCAACGAGGGCATCGTCGCCCTGGCCACCCACGCCGCCTCGGTCGCGCACGAGCTGAACACGCCGCTGGCGACGATGACCCTGCTCACCGACGACATCGTCGAGCAGATCGAGCAGCCGGAACTGCGCGAGGACCTGGAAACCCTGCGCGAACTGCTGGTGCAGTGCCGCGAACGGGTGCTGGCGCTGGCCGCGCCGGCGCAGCGCGCCGGCGGCGGCACGGTGTCGCTGGCGCACGTGCTGCACCAGTGGCAGCTGGTGCGGCCGACCGTGCAGCTGCGCCGCAACGACGACGCGCCGCTGCAGCTGCGCCTGGAGAGCGCGATCGGCCACCTGCTGCAGGTGCTGCTGAACAACGCCGCCGACGCCGGCGAACGCGCCGGCCGGCCGCAGGTGGACCTGAGCGTGCGGGTCACCGGCAGCGAACTGATCGGCGAGGTGCGCGACTACGGCGGCGGCTTCGACGCCAACCAGGTCGCGCTGCCGGCCACCCTGTTCCGCAGCGGCAAGCCCGACAGCATGGGCGTGGGCCTGGCGCTGTCGCATGCCACCATAGAACGCCTGGGCGGCGAACTGTGGACCCAGCCCGCGCCCGACCACGGCGCGCGGGTCGGTTTCCGCCTGCCGCTGCTCGCCCTGGAGACGCCCGCATGA
- a CDS encoding PhoX family protein: MSQLPDSGRRRALRLLAGTPLLPLGTLSAAALLSACDAVGGTPGHGGSAPPPPPGSPPKPRLRSVSFDGMAAPSLADPAAMATTTVRSHVDIVLGDGSRHRYALAYHPFFVTGDQVPDGAGGSVLAGGYYDIHNRPILDRSVPGAERPFFSDCPDGSSLLILPQARVAGVHGNTVFAVVQFEYTTRDLAGNGTSRQLPAPIAVLTLDQDPRTGQLRLVKYHNVDTAAVHGLWTTCGASLSPWNTHLSSEEYEPDAASIASNTQFQRFSEHLYGDATRANPYHYGHLPEVSVNADGTGSIRKHYCLGRISHELVQVMPDRRTVLMGDDATNGGLFLFVADRECDLSSGSLYVAKWQQLSGSGPGAAALRWIRLGSASSTEIEAMAGALRIADIMDVAIRDPGDPSYTRIPYSGSFNWIRLRPGMEQAAAFLETHRYAALVGGSLGFTKMEGTTVNVRDKIAYSAMSYIQSSMLDGSGDIRVEGPTSGAVYALDLRGGQHDRDGQPIRSDWVPVHMAAPSALVGRDLPSADALGNLADPERIANPDNIKFSERLRTLFIGEDSAMHVNNFLWAYNVDTGKLSRLLSVPAGAESTGLHAVDEIHGWTYVMSNFQHPGDWESPLHDKVKAQLDPLVRANYKDRYGAAVGYLTGDVVGLRLG; this comes from the coding sequence ATGTCACAGCTACCCGATTCCGGTCGCCGACGCGCCCTGCGCCTGCTTGCAGGCACGCCCTTGCTGCCCCTCGGCACCTTGTCCGCTGCAGCGCTGTTGAGTGCTTGCGACGCCGTAGGCGGCACGCCCGGCCATGGCGGCAGCGCGCCACCTCCACCGCCCGGCTCCCCACCCAAGCCGCGACTGCGCTCGGTGAGTTTCGACGGCATGGCCGCGCCCTCGCTGGCCGATCCCGCGGCGATGGCCACCACCACGGTGCGCTCGCACGTGGACATCGTCCTCGGCGACGGCAGCCGGCACCGCTACGCCCTCGCCTATCACCCGTTCTTCGTCACCGGCGACCAGGTGCCCGATGGTGCCGGCGGCAGCGTACTGGCCGGCGGCTACTACGACATCCACAACCGACCGATCCTGGACCGCTCGGTCCCCGGTGCCGAGCGCCCGTTCTTTTCCGATTGTCCGGATGGCTCCTCGCTGCTGATCCTGCCGCAGGCGCGCGTGGCCGGCGTGCACGGCAACACCGTGTTCGCGGTGGTGCAGTTCGAGTACACCACGCGCGACCTCGCCGGCAACGGCACCTCTCGCCAGTTGCCGGCGCCGATCGCGGTGCTGACCCTGGACCAGGATCCGCGCACCGGCCAGTTGCGCCTGGTCAAGTACCACAACGTCGATACCGCGGCGGTGCATGGCCTGTGGACCACCTGCGGCGCCAGCCTGTCGCCATGGAACACGCACCTGTCCAGCGAGGAATACGAGCCCGACGCGGCCAGCATCGCCAGCAACACTCAGTTCCAGCGTTTCAGCGAACATCTCTATGGCGACGCCACGCGCGCCAATCCCTACCACTATGGCCATTTGCCGGAAGTCAGCGTGAACGCGGACGGCACCGGCAGCATCCGCAAGCACTATTGTCTGGGTAGGATATCGCACGAGCTGGTGCAGGTGATGCCCGATCGCCGCACCGTGCTGATGGGCGATGACGCCACCAACGGCGGCCTGTTCCTGTTCGTCGCCGACCGCGAATGCGACCTGTCCAGCGGCAGTCTGTACGTGGCCAAGTGGCAGCAGCTGTCGGGCAGCGGCCCCGGCGCGGCCGCACTGCGCTGGATCCGCCTGGGCAGCGCCAGCAGCACCGAGATCGAGGCCATGGCCGGCGCGCTGCGCATCGCCGACATCATGGACGTGGCCATCCGCGATCCCGGCGATCCCAGCTATACCCGCATCCCCTACAGCGGCAGCTTCAACTGGATCCGGCTGCGTCCGGGCATGGAGCAGGCCGCCGCGTTCCTGGAGACCCACCGCTATGCCGCCCTGGTCGGCGGCAGCCTCGGTTTCACCAAGATGGAAGGCACCACCGTCAACGTGCGCGACAAGATCGCCTATTCGGCGATGTCCTACATCCAGAGCAGCATGCTCGACGGTTCCGGCGACATCCGCGTCGAAGGGCCGACGTCCGGCGCGGTCTACGCGCTCGACCTGCGCGGCGGCCAGCACGACCGCGACGGCCAGCCGATCCGCAGCGACTGGGTGCCGGTGCACATGGCCGCGCCGAGCGCCCTGGTCGGCCGCGACCTGCCCAGCGCCGACGCGCTGGGCAACCTCGCCGACCCCGAGCGCATCGCCAACCCGGACAACATCAAGTTCTCCGAGCGCCTGCGCACGCTGTTCATCGGCGAAGACAGCGCCATGCACGTCAACAATTTCCTGTGGGCCTACAACGTCGACACCGGCAAGCTGTCGCGCCTGCTGTCGGTACCGGCCGGCGCCGAATCCACCGGCCTGCACGCGGTCGACGAGATCCACGGCTGGACCTACGTGATGAGCAACTTCCAGCATCCCGGCGATTGGGAAAGCCCGCTGCACGACAAGGTCAAGGCGCAGCTCGACCCGTTGGTGCGCGCCAACTACAAGGACCGCTACGGCGCGGCGGTGGGCTATCTCACCGGCGATGTGGTCGGGCTGCGATTGGGCTAG
- a CDS encoding response regulator transcription factor, with product MSIDAPLGLLVDDDPLYLRTLQRTLARRGLETLTADGGATALALAAATPPDYALIDLKLGDESGLALIQPLRAIRADMRILLVTGYASIATAVEAIKLGADDYLPKPATVQTILRALSLEAGSAEDGDAADLPDAMTPLSRLQWEHIQQAMHETGGNVSAAARLLGMHRRSLQRKLFKRPSSQRERPR from the coding sequence ATGAGCATCGACGCCCCGCTGGGCCTGCTGGTCGACGACGACCCGCTGTACCTGCGCACCCTGCAACGCACTCTTGCCCGCCGCGGGCTGGAGACGCTGACCGCCGACGGCGGCGCCACGGCGCTGGCGCTGGCGGCGGCCACCCCGCCGGACTACGCACTGATCGACCTCAAGCTCGGCGACGAATCCGGGCTGGCGCTGATCCAGCCGCTGCGCGCGATCCGCGCCGACATGCGCATCCTGCTGGTCACCGGCTATGCCAGCATCGCCACTGCTGTGGAGGCGATCAAACTCGGCGCCGACGACTACCTGCCCAAGCCGGCCACGGTGCAGACGATCCTGCGCGCGCTGAGCCTGGAGGCGGGCAGCGCCGAGGACGGCGATGCGGCGGACCTGCCGGACGCGATGACCCCGTTGAGCCGGCTGCAGTGGGAGCACATCCAGCAGGCCATGCACGAGACCGGCGGCAACGTCTCGGCGGCCGCGCGCCTGCTCGGCATGCACCGCCGCTCGCTGCAGCGCAAGCTGTTCAAGCGCCCCAGCTCGCAGCGCGAGCGGCCGCGCTGA
- a CDS encoding phosphatase PAP2 family protein, with protein MSAAPGETQAEQAAGLRHWLRRNAWRIGLLFAGLLLPLGVFVALADEVHELENFYFDEPLLWSMRGLATPGWDRFFSVVTAAGYQYGVIPLDTLLVLLLLGLRRWREALFAGFSCVGSALLNMGAKQFFQRDRPSLWESIAPEHTFSFPSGHAMGSMTLAAVLVALAWRTRWRWPVLLLAGTFTLLVGLSRIYLGVHYPSDILGGWCAALAWVVGLYLLMFQGGRRPRWRHRRVAAAVPGRASR; from the coding sequence ATGTCCGCCGCGCCGGGTGAGACGCAGGCCGAGCAGGCCGCCGGCCTGCGTCACTGGCTGCGCCGCAACGCATGGCGCATCGGTCTGCTGTTCGCCGGCCTGCTGCTGCCGCTGGGCGTGTTCGTCGCGCTGGCCGACGAGGTCCACGAACTGGAGAACTTCTATTTCGACGAACCGCTGCTGTGGAGCATGCGCGGCCTGGCCACGCCCGGCTGGGACCGGTTCTTCAGCGTCGTCACCGCGGCCGGCTACCAGTACGGGGTGATCCCGCTGGACACGCTGCTGGTGCTGTTGTTGCTGGGCCTGCGGCGCTGGCGCGAGGCGCTGTTCGCCGGATTCTCGTGTGTCGGCTCGGCGCTGCTGAACATGGGCGCCAAGCAGTTCTTCCAGCGCGACCGCCCCAGCCTGTGGGAGTCGATCGCGCCGGAGCATACCTTCAGCTTTCCCAGCGGCCACGCGATGGGTTCGATGACCCTGGCCGCGGTGCTGGTCGCGCTGGCCTGGCGCACCCGCTGGCGCTGGCCGGTGCTGCTGCTGGCGGGCACGTTCACGCTGCTGGTCGGCCTGTCGCGGATCTACCTGGGCGTACATTACCCTTCCGACATTCTTGGCGGCTGGTGCGCGGCGCTGGCCTGGGTGGTCGGGCTGTACCTGCTGATGTTCCAAGGCGGGCGGCGTCCGCGCTGGCGGCATCGGCGTGTCGCGGCGGCCGTTCCCGGCCGAGCTTCGCGCTGA
- a CDS encoding methyl-accepting chemotaxis protein: MLSTIKNKFLLALLGTLIPSILLCLSLLNSLHTSKESVGALYTRDFTGSALASDVDGQLTRVDINILRMIAIGTPELIAQWKQENDKRFTGVEASIAELTRLLTNEQEHKAQLQKIKASYGLMRLGMQRQVALIEAGDIAGGAEVNRTQVKDNANATFAGLAALRADLSASAKTRYQDQQAADARAMMLSAVALLLIALAGIAIALLLGNAISRSIRQAVTAVQQLSRGVLDVNVKVTGKDETVQLASAVYLIRDRLQGVIAAQLDMARRHDAGEIGYRMDESAFPGDYEHMVRGVNALAGSHIAVMMRLAQIMGRYAIGDLSEDMDRLPGEKAVLTETMETVKQNLIAMNREIGQLAAAAAAGDFSVRGDAERFQYDFRAMVESLNTLMSTADGNLEALSKLLRAIAAGDLTVRMQGDFHGVFARMRDDANATTEQLADIVGRIQLAAGNINTASSEIANGNDDLSRRTEQQAASLEETAASMEELTSTVKQNAEHARQANQLAVGAATVASQGGDVVGQVVATMNGIETSSKKIADIISVIDGIAFQTNILALNAAVEAARAGEQGRGFAVVASEVRTLAQRSAGAAKEIKGLIDDSVAQVSKGSSLVGQAGQTMQEIVSSVQRVTDIMGEISAASQEQSAGIEQVNQTITQMDEATQQNAALVEEATAAARSMEQQAGQLTDAVSAFKIRAGLTQPQRLTAPTRLKSVGPRAGAALPTVR; encoded by the coding sequence ATGCTATCCACCATCAAAAACAAGTTCCTACTTGCGTTGTTGGGAACTCTCATCCCGAGCATCCTTCTCTGCCTGTCCCTGCTTAACAGCTTGCACACGTCCAAGGAAAGTGTGGGTGCCCTCTACACGCGGGACTTCACCGGCTCCGCACTGGCCAGCGATGTCGACGGCCAGCTGACCCGGGTAGACATCAATATCCTGCGCATGATCGCCATCGGTACGCCCGAACTGATCGCGCAGTGGAAGCAGGAGAACGACAAACGCTTCACAGGGGTCGAAGCCAGCATCGCAGAACTCACCCGTTTGCTGACAAACGAGCAGGAGCACAAGGCGCAACTGCAGAAAATCAAGGCCAGTTATGGCCTGATGCGCTTGGGCATGCAGCGCCAAGTGGCCTTGATCGAAGCCGGCGATATCGCTGGCGGTGCGGAAGTGAACCGCACCCAAGTCAAGGACAACGCCAACGCCACCTTCGCCGGGCTTGCCGCGTTGCGGGCAGACCTGAGCGCTTCAGCCAAAACGCGCTACCAGGATCAGCAGGCCGCGGATGCGCGGGCCATGATGCTGTCCGCGGTCGCGCTGTTGCTGATCGCGCTGGCCGGCATCGCCATTGCGCTACTGCTGGGCAACGCCATCTCTCGCTCGATCAGGCAGGCAGTGACGGCGGTCCAGCAGCTGTCGCGCGGCGTGCTCGATGTCAACGTCAAGGTGACCGGCAAAGACGAGACGGTGCAGTTGGCCAGCGCCGTGTATCTGATCCGCGACCGCCTGCAGGGAGTCATCGCCGCGCAGCTGGACATGGCGCGCCGCCACGACGCGGGCGAGATCGGCTACCGCATGGATGAAAGCGCGTTCCCCGGCGACTACGAGCACATGGTGCGCGGTGTCAACGCGTTGGCAGGCTCGCATATCGCGGTGATGATGCGCCTGGCGCAGATCATGGGCCGTTATGCGATCGGCGATCTTTCCGAGGACATGGACCGGCTGCCGGGCGAGAAGGCGGTGCTTACTGAAACGATGGAAACGGTCAAGCAGAACCTGATCGCGATGAATCGCGAGATCGGCCAGTTGGCCGCGGCCGCAGCCGCCGGCGACTTCAGCGTGCGCGGCGACGCCGAGCGCTTCCAGTATGACTTCCGCGCGATGGTCGAAAGCCTCAACACCTTGATGTCCACCGCAGACGGCAACCTTGAGGCGCTGTCCAAGCTGCTGCGGGCCATCGCCGCCGGCGACCTGACGGTGCGCATGCAGGGCGATTTCCATGGCGTGTTCGCGCGTATGCGCGACGATGCCAATGCCACAACCGAGCAGCTGGCCGATATCGTCGGCCGCATCCAGCTGGCCGCCGGCAACATTAATACCGCCTCCAGTGAGATCGCCAACGGCAACGATGATCTGTCGCGCCGCACCGAGCAGCAGGCCGCCAGCCTGGAAGAAACTGCCGCCTCAATGGAAGAGTTAACCTCTACGGTCAAGCAGAACGCCGAGCACGCGCGTCAGGCCAACCAGCTCGCAGTCGGAGCGGCGACGGTGGCCTCGCAGGGCGGCGACGTGGTCGGCCAGGTCGTGGCCACCATGAACGGCATCGAGACTTCGTCGAAGAAGATCGCCGACATCATCTCGGTCATCGACGGCATCGCCTTCCAGACCAACATCCTCGCGCTCAACGCCGCGGTGGAAGCGGCGCGTGCCGGCGAACAGGGCCGCGGCTTCGCCGTGGTCGCCTCCGAAGTGCGCACCCTGGCCCAGCGTTCGGCCGGTGCGGCCAAGGAGATCAAGGGCTTGATCGACGATTCTGTCGCCCAGGTCAGCAAGGGCTCGAGTCTGGTCGGCCAGGCCGGGCAGACCATGCAGGAAATCGTGTCCTCGGTGCAGCGCGTCACCGACATCATGGGCGAGATCTCCGCAGCGTCGCAGGAGCAGTCCGCCGGTATCGAGCAGGTCAATCAAACCATCACCCAGATGGACGAAGCGACCCAGCAAAACGCGGCGCTGGTCGAGGAAGCCACCGCGGCGGCGCGCTCGATGGAGCAGCAGGCCGGACAGCTGACCGATGCCGTGTCGGCATTCAAGATCCGCGCGGGTCTGACGCAACCGCAGCGCCTCACCGCGCCGACAAGGCTGAAGTCGGTTGGACCCAGAGCGGGCGCGGCGCTCCCAACGGTTCGCTGA